The stretch of DNA TGCTCAGAAGTGCTCGCCGCACATTGTCAAGCTACTCCACGTGGTGCCACGCGATCGCGTGcgggcagcgctggtgctcgAGTACGTGCCGCTTGACTTGCGCACTTTTCTGAACGCCTTCTACTGCAACCAAGCGAAATCATCTGCACCGACGTGGTGTGCAACTGCCGGGGCCGATGAGCTCAaatcagcggcggcgccgccgtgccatATACCGTTGATTTATGTGCGCCGAATGCTGCGTGGTCTCATTGAGGCGCTTCACTGCTTGCACGCCCGCGGAATCGCCCATCGGGATGTGAAACCCGAAAATATTCTCGTGGAACCGCTCGGATTGGGGCACCCACTTCGGTGTGTTTGCCCGCCGATGGGATCTTTCGGTCCCGCGGGTGAGGCTGCAGGTTGCTGGGTGCACGCTCCCCACTGCCCCGACCCACGacaagaggagaggggcgtgACTCGGCCGATGCAGCCACAGGGAACACTGGAGCCGTGCCAATTTTTCCGCAGATACTCCGTCGCGCTGCACCATGAGCTCACCGGGGACGAGCTTGCATCCGCTATTCATCGGCTGCACTGCGAGACGTGCCGGCCCTGCCCATGCGCGCGAGCTGGGGCGGGGAAGCACGCGCCTCAACAACATCGAGACAGCAGCGAGATGAAAACAGGCAACTCCTGCGCACAGGAGCGGCAAGCAGACGCCGTGGACGAGGAGAGTCCAGCGAACGTggacgacggcgaagcgGACAAGCTCACCGCGCCTATGTCACCACCGCTCATGCCAGATGTTAAGCTGTGCGACTTTGGCTCAGCACGGCACATTGGAAcgctgcgcttgcgcagTGCAGAGGAGCAACGAGAGGAGCTCACCCCGGGGCCCACAACTCCGGTGTACTGCGCTCCTGAAatgatgctgctgcagcgttATGGCACATCCGTGGACATGTGGGCTGTGGGCGCCATCCTCTTTGAGATGCTCACAGGCGAATTTTTCCTCGGTGTTGGCACgctgcgctccttctccggcgacgtcgtcgtTCGGGACGACTACTGCGTGATGCACCGGTTGAATCGCATGTTCCGCCATCTCGGCACACCTTCCGTTGAGGAGTGGCGGTGCATCGCCCACCCCCACTACTACCCTGACGAGATGTTGGCCCACCTGCCGCAGGtgcgcgacgcagcgctcTTCCGCTGCCTTGCCCAGCCCATCGACACTGACGGGAGCTTTCGGCGGGACAGCGGGGACATCAAGTCGAATGGCGACGCTAAAACGGCTGATGTGCAGACAGACCTCAACGTGCGGCCATCTGCTGGGACGTGCTCATGTGCCCAGGCGCCGGTGAATGGGACAACGGATTCGCATGCCGCAAGAgcatcggcgccgcctcgtgATGCGACCGCCGCGAGGCATCCGTTGAATGTGTCTGACTTTCTCTATCAGCATATTGGTGAGAGCGGCGTGGACTTCCTGCGCTCGTTGCTACGGTACGACCCGGCGAAGCGCATGACatcggcggaggcgctgcgtcaCCCTTTCTTGAGCCCTGAGGTAGCGAATATGTAGGGGCAGCAGGGCAGTGCTGCCGGTGTACGCAAACTGTGggtggcagcagctgaagcagctggCGTGCACCTGCGATGGGGGACGGGCGGTGCGTACGAGGTGGAGCGTTGTGGCTGTGACGTTGGCGGCTTCTGCCGTTGCATCCTCGTCTTCCCTTCGGCGGGTCTCTCCGCTGCGGGgcgcgtgtttgtgtcgCCTGTTTCGCTTCATTCTCCCCGGTTTGCTGCCAGTGAACTTGGAGGCCCGCCAGGTGTAAGTGCGACCGATACATCGATGCCGAGGTTCAGGGTACTCTGGGCTATCTCTCACCgtccgccctcctctctctgtctacATGCGCCCCTCTTTTCGGCTGTCAAGTGTTCTACGCGTCACtcatgtgcgtgtgaggcagaggaaggcggaggcgtgAGAGGGGCAgtgagaaggagagagaggcatcTGTCCGCATCTCCTCGTGACCAGCGTGCCTACATCGCCCTCCGCTCCACTCAGCGTGAGCTCCATGTCACGCGACAGccccccactcctcctcctccgggTCGAGCAGCAGGTCCCCGTCGTGtcgtgcgaagcagccgcagacGTGCGCgttacagcaatgcgccgactccaTCAGCTGAGAGTACGGCCTCTGCCTCAAACTCTGCCCACACCCGCCTCGCGGTGCATCCCCTCAGGGCGGTGCAGGCACCTCACACCAACAGGCATTGTAGGGGCCTGGTGTGAGAtgcgctcgagtcacgctgatactctgcccatcacatggatggcacgAGCCTGTGCCTCGgcgcaggtcgctccgacgccacgccatccagggccTGACCGCCGATATCCGCAGCGCTAAACGGCACTGGCGTCCTCACGCCGCGGGTGCCGGACCTTTCCACTGCCAGGGGCGTTTTggcattggcagggataaggggaggggcggcctGTCTCTCACCCCCACACCGAGTGGGGGTCCTGGACCCCGAGATGCCGCTCACTGAGGTGTACCCAcgccctcctctgccgtgaAGGCAAATGAGCGCTTCTATTCTTCAAAAAAAAATGGTGCAGTcgttgtggtggtgacaggaCCTCGCGGAACTCGTGCCCCACTACACTGCCCTGGACTGCattctcgctctcttcccctccctcccccacccctgtGATCCTTCGCCGCTTTCGTTTCTttgctgccgcgcgagcacgtgcgcgcatggCAATGCagggcgcatgcgcacacgtgccgGTTTACGTGTGATGTAGTGCTGCCATCTGAGTGTTTTGCCATGGAAGTGACGGAGGcactgccaccaccatcacagcttcccctttcctttctcACACACGCCATCTAGCGGAGTAtgcgcctcgctctcccttcgCACGTACTCGCCTGCGCACATCCGCGAGCAAGAGCAAACAACGTGAGCGCCCCCGCCGGTGGCACGCCGGTGCATATCCACGTGCTGCCTAACGAGCATGTGCAGCGTCACACACAGGTAAGCTGACACCCCTTTTCCCCGCCTttgtaagtgtgtgtgtgtgtgtgcgtgcgcgcgctctccaCTCGCCCTCGTTTATTGTATTGCCTCTATATAGTTAACGCTGTGCTTCGTCTGCTCGTTCTGTCGTCCTCTTGCTGCGTCGCAGTTTCTCTGcggacgcgtgcgtgtgttcttTCTCTGCCTTTCATTCTTGGGTTGCTCTCTCATGTTCAGCGGCGCTACGAAGCTATGCGATGctcgctgctgaagcgcgtCATGGTGCGTCTGTCtagcgctgcgtgcgggtATGTGTGTGGTCGAAAGAGTGCGCCTAGCTGTGTCGATGATGTGTTGTTCACGATGGGGCTCTAGAAGGAGCACGGCGACTCTGATTCTACTTCACATCTTCGCTGCTGTCTCTTCCAGactcgctcctcctcctcgtggtGAAGTGGCGTCCGTTCGATTTGTGTATTGTATACACGCAtccttgccgctgctggtgcgtcGGCGTTCGCGAGTTCGTAtacgtgcgcgtgtcggctgcaggtgctggcgTGCTCGATTGCTTacatgcacgtgtgtgtgtgggggggggggggtctgtctgtctgtctgtctgtctgtctgtcggGGTAGTGCTCTCCAGGCCGGCAACATGTAATGCCTTAAATAACCTACGCTGGAAGATGTGGTAAACCGGAAAGCAGGACAGAGAGTGCAGACAGCgaagggcgagggagaggggaggaggcgttCGGGGGACGTGCTGTGAGCCGCGTTCTCCTCCTGTTTTTTCGCCTTCTGTCACTGTGCTCGATGTGCAGCTGTGTGTAAGCTTCCTCGCTGAATTCCAACATGAGCCACGAACCCTCACCCACAACAATGGAGGCAACGAAGGCATACAGACTTGGGCTGTGAATGCGGCTCTAGCATCAGTGGCGCAGGCGTCGAGTGTCGTGTAACAACTTGTGCCACAGCGATCTGTGGGATATTCCGTCGGCAGCGCGAGCAAAGCCCTCCCCGTGTGGGCGCATGCTTGCTTGTTAACCTTAGTCTTGTGGGTGCCGGTGCGTGCCTGCTGTGGTCGCCGCCCCGTTTGCGCTGATTCCTTCACACCGCTTTCGACCTTCTCGACAGGCAAACCGTAGGTGGCGAGAGTGATGCGACATGCGTGCGCAAACATCTGCCCGGTCTGCCCCTCTTTTCCGATTGCTCGACTCTAACGATGCTGTGCGTTGTActtccctttctcttcctcgcaTAGCGTCCTCTGTCTCCGTGTTTGGGgtcggcacacgcacacacacacacacaagcggcTATATGGGTGCCGACACATACTTGCAATCGGGGTGACAGCCAGGGCTCTACTCGTCTGCAGGTGCTCTCTGGCTGTCTCTCTGGGCACCGAGACAGTGCatcttttctttctctctcgtagacacacacacacacacacacacgcgcgcgcataCAACAAGTATGAGCTACAGTACGCTGGCGTTGTGCACATGCGTCCTCTATGCCCCTCACGCCGTCTTGTGCGGGCTGGGGCTTCTCTGGCAGCCCATGCTGGTGGTAATGAGCATCCTCGCTGCCTTTATTGCCTTTCTGCCACTTGTGATGACGGGACTGGTATTTCAGGCGCTGCGCTGGGCAGGTGTTGCGGACGTCGCCACGGCCGCGTGGGTGGTGGTAATTCACTTCATAGGACAGAATGCCTCGCGAGTTGGAACGCTGCACGTGTGCTTGCGTCTGCAGCGACTAGGGTGGCAACACGGCTGGCTTTTAGTGCGTAGTCGGTTTCCTTTAGTCCCCCTGagcatcgccgtcggcgccggcttcgctgcagcgtcgcttCTCGTGGGTAGCGGCGCCCTTCTTGCGGAGGCGTTGGAGGTTGGAAGGGCTTTGACTGGCAGTGGGAGAGCCTCATCCACCTCGACTGTCGCTGCGCAGGGGATTGACTTTCACGCTTCCAGCGGCAACTGCGCGCGACTTTCTCGGCTTCTGCAGTCGTGCTTTCAGCAGACATTCTTCAGCTGCGGGCAGGTGGCGTGGACGGTGATGATGGGGCAGGCGTACGCTGCCCTGTGGCCTCAGGATGTGGCGGAGAACTTGCGGAAACACACAGCGCGTGCGAATGGCGCCGACGAAACCGCGACTCTCGGCGCTGTGACGACAACGTGGGCTGAGGAGGGTGACAGCGCACCTATGCCGCATGCGCCGAGGGCAGAGGAGTCCGTACGGGAGGACACCTGTGAGCTCCTGCTGGTGGATGAGGTAGTTGTGCCGGTTGCTGGAGACGACGAGCCGGAAACTGCGGTCCACAGCGTGAGACGTGAGCACGCATCGACCGCTGCGCGGCCGATAccgcgcgaggaggcggaggcaagCCAGCGCGTGGCCTACAGTGCTATTTGCTTTGAAAGgagcggtgcgggtgcggtgGCTGGCGTGGCCCCGTCAGCGGGGTCATCCATAAGTGAAGCGACGCGATCTTCCACCTCAGCGAAGCGTCAGGACATGTCATcgtcgccatcgtcgtcCGCCGAGGTGGCTGGGTGGCTTGTAGCCGACTCCGTAttcgcgcagcggctgcctgCTGCGGTCCTCACCGGCGTGGCAGCATTGGTCCTTCATATGGTGTTTGCATTGCTGCctgtggcggcgatggcagcggACTCCGCGTCTGCGCAGAGCAAGGAAACCTCCTCATCAGTCAGGCGCTCGGAAGGGTGCCTCGTTAACACATCTCTGCAGTGCGTCGTGACGATGGTGTCGGTGTTGTGGGGACTGTGCATTGTGGAGTTGGAACGCCACCCTTTCACCTACGCGCTTCTCTCATCATACCCAGGCTCGTGAGTGTGCCGACGCGGGTCACGGGTACCAGGGGTTGgcaatgtgtgtgtgtgtgtgtgtgtgtgtgtatctgcctcctcctcctctttttggTTGCATGTGGCGTTGCCGAGTGGGTTCGGAGTAGTATGAGTGCTGCAATTCGTTCTGGTCTCctcaccgcctccccccaccccacctcgCTCCGACGCTTCCGCATTATCACGCTTGTCGTTCGCTACACTGCTTCGATACTGTTGGGTGTGCGCCTGCTGAAGGTCTTCCTCCATGGCGTTGTGTACAGATCATGCTCCTTTATGGCTCTGTGTTATGCATAAGTTGCAAAATCGAAgacagcgcgccgccgccctgaCCTCGTGGCAGGCGATACTTTCACTGCCTTGTGCAGAGTGCATATTTCGATGACTCGTAGCGCGAGGGGGCTGTGTGCAGATACTTCTGGCCGACGTTGGGTGAAGCGCCCGACCGACCCTCTGCCCATGTGCGCATCCCTTCGCCCGTTGCCGTGTTATGCGGCGTGGAACTCCTGTgtgtgagagggagaggagtggggcCGTCACCGCCCACGTCCATCGTTCATCTTCACGAACTCCTTCCTGTTTTCCCGGCTCCTCATGCTTTTGTGCCGGCGCTTGCATAACCTGCGCTTGAGCAGCAGACCGCAGCTCTGGACACCGCGTTGGCGACGTAGACGACCTCGCAAAGGCTGCGAGTGCATTGTCTGTAAAAACAGTTCACAAGAGGCTTTacggcgtgcacacacgcacgacgcGGACAACCTCCACCGTCATTGTTTCCGAAGTCGAAGGCGAGGGCCGCGCCACCTCTACCCCGCCTCCTGTCCTTGTGGGTGTATGCAGCGTGCAGcgaccccctctccctctcacacgcagacgcaggcaGAGTGGTCTTCGCACTCGTCGCTGTGCTTCACAGTGCCGACAGCGCTACGTCCGCTTTCTGCCCACCCCCGACTCGCATCACGTTGCCCGTGTCGCTATATTGTTCGACCTCGCTTGCTGAAGGTGTgactgcgcggcggcggctgtggggcGAGCACGAGCTCACGAGAACGGAAGACGTCAtcgggcagcggcagcaacggacgacgacggcaggCACGAAACGAGCGCTGCCACCTCGCCCCACGGCCGTTGGTCCGCTGCGTCTGCTGTCGTTGCACGTATCCGCAACGGCtggccgccgcgct from Leishmania major strain Friedlin complete genome, chromosome 12 encodes:
- a CDS encoding putative protein kinase, which encodes MGDHLGSRFTVIEQIGSGNYGSLYRVIDGEAATLADRIIATKKLQDTINHPHVLREVSAQRHAQKCSPHIVKLLHVVPRDRVRAALVLEYVPLDLRTFLNAFYCNQAKSSAPTWCATAGADELKSAAAPPCHIPLIYVRRMLRGLIEALHCLHARGIAHRDVKPENILVEPLGLGHPLRCVCPPMGSFGPAGEAAGCWVHAPHCPDPRQEERGVTRPMQPQGTLEPCQFFRRYSVALHHELTGDELASAIHRLHCETCRPCPCARAGAGKHAPQQHRDSSEMKTGNSCAQERQADAVDEESPANVDDGEADKLTAPMSPPLMPDVKLCDFGSARHIGTLRLRSAEEQREELTPGPTTPVYCAPEMMLLQRYGTSVDMWAVGAILFEMLTGEFFLGVGTLRSFSGDVVVRDDYCVMHRLNRMFRHLGTPSVEEWRCIAHPHYYPDEMLAHLPQVRDAALFRCLAQPIDTDGSFRRDSGDIKSNGDAKTADVQTDLNVRPSAGTCSCAQAPVNGTTDSHAARASAPPRDATAARHPLNVSDFLYQHIGESGVDFLRSLLRYDPAKRMTSAEALRHPFLSPEVANM